The proteins below come from a single Flavobacterium lindanitolerans genomic window:
- the gpmI gene encoding 2,3-bisphosphoglycerate-independent phosphoglycerate mutase: MNKKVILMILDGWGKSPDPKVSAIDNANTPFIDSLYTKYANAQLRTDGLNVGLPEGQMGNSEVGHMNLGAGRIIYQDLAKINLAVQHKTLQQEKALIDAFHYAKQNNKKVHLLGLVSDGGVHSHIDHVKGLIDATQDFGLENVYVHAFTDGRDVDPKSGIFFISALEKHMENTSAKLASIVGRYYAMDRDKRWERVKKAYDLLVNGVGIHSQNAVSSLHDSYEKNITDEFIEPIVMVDENNNPIATLQNDDVVIFFNFRTDRGRQLTEVLTQFDCHEQNMHKLNLYYVTMTNYDDSFVGIHVIYDKENITETLGEILEKNHKKQIRIAETEKYPHVTFFFSGGRELPFVGETRILKNSPKVATYDLKPEMSAYELADALVPELEKEEVDFVCLNFANGDMVGHTGVMQAAIKACEAVDKCAEKVITTALAHNYTTIVIADHGNCETMINPDGSPNTAHTTNPVPIILVDKDLKHINNGILGDIAPTILDLMGIQKPEVMTQHSLL, encoded by the coding sequence ATGAACAAAAAAGTAATCCTAATGATATTGGATGGATGGGGCAAATCTCCTGATCCAAAAGTTTCTGCAATAGACAATGCAAATACACCTTTCATTGACAGCCTTTATACAAAATATGCCAACGCCCAACTAAGAACAGACGGCCTTAATGTTGGCCTTCCGGAAGGTCAGATGGGTAATTCTGAAGTAGGACACATGAATTTAGGTGCCGGCAGGATTATCTACCAGGATTTGGCCAAAATTAATCTGGCCGTACAACATAAAACCCTGCAACAGGAAAAAGCATTGATTGATGCTTTTCATTATGCCAAACAGAACAATAAAAAAGTTCACCTTTTGGGATTAGTATCAGATGGAGGAGTGCATTCCCATATTGACCATGTAAAAGGCCTGATTGACGCAACCCAGGACTTCGGACTTGAAAATGTATATGTCCACGCTTTTACGGACGGCAGGGATGTTGACCCGAAATCAGGAATATTTTTTATTTCGGCACTGGAAAAGCATATGGAAAACACTTCCGCAAAACTGGCCTCTATCGTTGGGCGCTATTATGCAATGGACCGCGACAAACGTTGGGAAAGAGTAAAAAAAGCCTATGATTTGCTGGTAAACGGAGTAGGAATCCATTCTCAAAATGCGGTTAGCAGTCTGCATGACAGCTATGAAAAAAACATAACCGATGAATTTATCGAGCCTATTGTTATGGTTGACGAGAATAACAATCCTATCGCAACCCTACAAAATGATGATGTGGTCATTTTCTTTAATTTCAGAACCGACCGAGGCAGGCAACTAACAGAAGTGCTCACACAGTTTGATTGCCATGAACAGAACATGCACAAACTCAATCTGTACTATGTGACAATGACAAATTATGACGATAGTTTTGTTGGGATACATGTAATTTATGACAAAGAAAACATCACGGAAACACTGGGTGAAATTTTAGAGAAAAACCATAAAAAACAAATCCGTATCGCTGAAACTGAAAAATACCCACACGTGACCTTTTTCTTTTCCGGTGGCAGGGAGTTACCTTTTGTAGGCGAAACCCGAATTTTGAAAAATTCTCCAAAAGTGGCCACCTATGACCTGAAACCTGAAATGAGCGCTTATGAATTGGCAGACGCACTAGTTCCTGAACTCGAAAAAGAAGAAGTTGATTTTGTGTGCCTTAATTTCGCGAACGGAGACATGGTTGGCCATACCGGCGTTATGCAAGCCGCTATCAAAGCATGTGAAGCGGTAGACAAATGCGCTGAAAAGGTCATCACAACTGCTTTAGCGCACAATTATACAACAATTGTTATTGCAGACCACGGAAATTGCGAGACGATGATTAACCCGGATGGTTCTCCTAATACCGCCCATACTACAAATCCAGTTCCGATTATTCTGGTAGACAAAGATTTAAAACACATAAACAATGGTATTTTGGGCGACATTGCTCCTACCATTCTGGACTTGATGGGCATTCAAAAACCAGAGGTTATGACCCAGCATTCACTGCTATAA
- a CDS encoding DUF5916 domain-containing protein: protein MGKPFSLILLFFAIISTFDSYGQRKNLQAKSISENISIDGKLNEAIWNTAPVATDFLMLEPDNGRPISPNKKTDVRILYNNDAIYVAAILYDDEPQKILKELTQRDNFGTADHFGIFINGFNDGQQDFRFFVSSSGVQMDCLATEGGEDYSWDAIWDSEVSITEYGWVVEMKIPYAALRFSNDEKQTWGLNFYREIKRDRQKYTWNLIDMKIGAALPQTGQLEGIENIKPPTRLFFIPYSSFYVENNKEGTDNKFKAGMDIKYGINDSFTLDAILVPDFGQTKYDNVVLNLGPFEQQFNENRPFFTEGTDLFNKGNLLYSRRIGGSPSTYLYSSDENVIASNPSTVNLINAIKISGRTSSGLGIGVLNAVTEKTYGTLRNTQTNETNRVVVEPLTNYNILVLDQRFNQNSSVALVNTNVTRNGEFRDANVSALVYDLNTKNNKFNLTGDFKYSYINEYGDNDNLNGINTAIQIGKKGGKWRYNTGATYVSKEYDANDLGITFINNFHSGYVNLGYRILNPNSVFNTFKINTNYYAEFQNTTGRLQKGEINIDFTSTSIKNDYYAISVYISPLETYDFYEARVNERFVNLPKNVYSSFYFSSNYNRKFALDLNPYFTVTSEENRVSYGLKIAPRYRFSDKLLMNYMIEAYNQNSDRGWVAFDGDAIIFAERDRRTLTNELGLKYSMNPKMTLNLAARHYWSYAENNQYLTLQNDGSLTSNSTFTVNKNSNFSTWNFDLSYSWWFAPGSQISVLYRNNATDSRTEIDRRLGNNFKNLFNNNLNNILSISVRYFIDYNSIKNKF, encoded by the coding sequence ATGGGCAAACCGTTTTCACTGATTTTACTTTTTTTCGCAATCATTTCTACTTTCGACTCCTATGGTCAGAGAAAAAACCTGCAAGCAAAATCAATTTCCGAAAACATTTCCATTGACGGTAAACTTAATGAGGCCATTTGGAATACTGCTCCGGTCGCTACCGATTTTTTAATGCTCGAACCCGATAACGGAAGGCCAATAAGTCCAAACAAAAAAACGGATGTTCGCATATTATATAACAATGACGCCATTTATGTAGCCGCCATACTCTATGACGATGAACCCCAAAAAATACTAAAAGAGCTAACACAAAGAGACAATTTTGGAACAGCAGACCATTTTGGAATTTTCATCAACGGATTTAATGACGGCCAACAGGATTTCCGCTTTTTTGTAAGTTCATCGGGCGTGCAGATGGACTGTCTTGCGACTGAAGGCGGTGAAGATTATAGCTGGGATGCCATTTGGGACAGCGAAGTTTCCATTACAGAATATGGCTGGGTCGTTGAGATGAAAATTCCTTATGCGGCACTGCGTTTTTCTAATGATGAAAAACAGACATGGGGTCTTAACTTCTACAGGGAAATAAAAAGAGACCGCCAGAAATATACCTGGAATCTGATTGACATGAAAATTGGAGCCGCGCTTCCTCAAACCGGTCAGCTGGAAGGTATTGAAAATATAAAACCGCCCACGAGACTCTTTTTTATACCCTATTCTTCTTTTTATGTAGAAAACAATAAGGAAGGAACAGATAATAAATTTAAGGCCGGAATGGACATCAAATATGGCATCAACGATTCTTTCACATTAGACGCGATTCTGGTTCCTGATTTTGGACAGACAAAATATGATAATGTCGTATTGAATTTGGGACCTTTTGAACAGCAGTTCAATGAAAACCGACCTTTTTTTACGGAAGGAACCGACCTCTTTAATAAAGGAAACTTATTATATTCCCGCAGAATTGGAGGCAGCCCCTCCACTTACCTGTATTCTTCAGATGAAAATGTTATTGCCAGTAATCCATCTACTGTCAACCTCATTAATGCCATAAAAATTTCAGGAAGAACCTCTTCAGGACTCGGAATTGGCGTACTGAATGCTGTTACTGAAAAAACATACGGAACTTTAAGAAACACACAAACCAATGAAACCAACAGAGTGGTCGTAGAACCACTTACCAATTATAATATTTTGGTTTTAGACCAGAGATTTAACCAGAATTCATCTGTAGCACTCGTAAACACTAACGTAACCCGCAATGGTGAATTTCGTGATGCAAATGTTTCTGCTTTGGTTTATGACCTGAACACTAAAAACAACAAATTCAATCTTACGGGAGATTTTAAATACAGCTATATCAATGAATATGGCGATAATGACAATCTGAATGGCATCAATACCGCCATACAAATTGGAAAAAAAGGAGGAAAATGGAGATATAATACCGGAGCTACGTATGTTTCCAAAGAGTATGACGCCAACGACCTCGGCATCACTTTTATTAATAATTTCCATTCGGGGTATGTCAACCTGGGCTATAGAATTTTGAATCCAAATTCCGTTTTCAATACTTTTAAAATTAACACGAATTATTACGCCGAATTCCAAAATACTACGGGCCGCCTGCAAAAAGGTGAAATAAATATTGACTTTACTTCAACAAGCATAAAAAATGATTATTATGCCATTTCTGTTTATATCAGCCCGCTGGAAACTTATGATTTTTATGAGGCACGTGTTAACGAACGCTTTGTAAATCTTCCTAAAAATGTTTATTCTTCATTTTATTTCTCCTCCAATTACAACAGGAAATTTGCCCTTGATTTGAATCCTTACTTTACCGTGACAAGTGAAGAAAACCGTGTTTCCTATGGTTTGAAAATAGCACCCAGATATCGATTTAGCGACAAACTGCTTATGAATTACATGATTGAGGCTTACAACCAGAATAGTGACAGAGGATGGGTGGCTTTTGATGGCGATGCTATTATTTTTGCCGAACGCGACCGCAGGACATTGACTAACGAATTGGGTTTAAAATATTCAATGAATCCAAAAATGACTTTAAATCTGGCGGCCCGCCATTATTGGTCATATGCAGAAAATAACCAATATTTAACACTTCAAAACGACGGTAGCTTAACATCAAATAGTACTTTTACAGTAAATAAAAACTCGAATTTCAGCACCTGGAATTTTGACCTTTCCTATTCATGGTGGTTCGCTCCAGGAAGCCAGATTTCGGTACTTTACAGAAACAATGCTACTGATAGCAGAACAGAGATTGACAGGAGACTCGGAAACAATTTTAAAAACCTTTTCAACAACAACCTGAACAACATCCTCTCAATCAGCGTCAGATATTTTATTGACTACAATTCGATTAAAAACAAGTTTTAG
- a CDS encoding murein L,D-transpeptidase catalytic domain family protein, translated as MIYKFLPVFMYFFASFTTNVSKPTEPEKLIAATAEASFSMKAEKLYHTLHSNNLSLPKLESFSKALQGFYQLKEKGLVSKNILTIIDFSLSSNSKRLWIIDMSTNTVLYNSLVAHGRNTGEEYAKEFSNASSSNKSSLGFYATGEVYQGKHGLSLRLDGLEKGINDNARSRAVVVHGADYVAESFIKTHGRLGRSQGCPALPVGITKEVINVIKDKSCLFIYHPSANYKAATKLIS; from the coding sequence ATGATTTACAAGTTTTTACCCGTCTTCATGTACTTTTTTGCTTCATTTACAACAAATGTGAGCAAACCTACAGAGCCAGAAAAATTAATTGCAGCCACAGCCGAAGCAAGTTTTTCGATGAAAGCTGAAAAGCTATACCACACACTGCATTCAAATAATCTTTCTTTACCAAAATTGGAGAGTTTTTCAAAAGCGCTTCAGGGTTTTTACCAACTGAAAGAGAAAGGTCTGGTTTCAAAAAACATATTAACAATTATCGATTTTAGTCTGTCTTCCAATTCCAAGAGATTGTGGATTATTGACATGTCAACCAATACGGTACTTTATAATTCGCTTGTTGCCCATGGCAGAAATACAGGCGAAGAATATGCAAAAGAGTTTTCAAATGCATCTTCTTCTAACAAAAGCAGTCTTGGATTTTATGCCACAGGAGAAGTTTATCAGGGAAAACACGGTCTTTCGTTACGCCTTGACGGATTAGAGAAAGGTATAAATGATAACGCCAGAAGCAGAGCGGTTGTCGTTCATGGTGCCGACTATGTGGCAGAATCTTTTATAAAAACTCACGGAAGACTTGGAAGAAGCCAGGGATGCCCTGCATTACCGGTTGGAATTACAAAAGAAGTTATCAATGTGATTAAAGATAAATCGTGCCTTTTTATCTACCATCCTTCTGCTAATTATAAAGCAGCAACTAAATTAATCTCGTAA
- a CDS encoding L,D-transpeptidase family protein, translating to MYRFFLITALLLLLVSCKEKEIAYTPPLKKDTGDVTKHEPRSYDIDSAYVASFENDSLTSFYRMNDFKTVWNTSKNRQLIIEELLTVDKEGLEPKDYNSYELERQEKSLSSLTEKEIVSYDVQMTLAIQKYLLHQTRGKLNPKELYEDWDLIPNQAKINQLLTDASNGDSLQTIIEKAKPNHIVYKKLKEALVLIDKFPTDTLKKIEVAGKLKVNDTSQSIINIKKRLMYWRDMTPQDSLTNLYDPETEKGIKRFQSRHGLAADGVIGPSTVMALNIPKNVRKEQIIANLERWRWFPKNMGEHYIIINIPDYRLCTVFKNDTTRTHNVIVGTSKRKTPILSSKLSYAVFNPTWTVPPTILKEDIIPATTKNRNYLTKKNITVYDKNGKEVSLTSWNPEKALNYRYVQSPGTYNSLGMVKIMFPNNFTVYLHDTNHREYFDKTNRSLSSGCVRVQNPLELTEYLLDDKKNWSLEKITETLKREKTQNAKIKKEIAIHQLYWTAWSNGNSLQFRPDIYTLDSSLYLKLRD from the coding sequence ATGTATCGATTTTTTCTCATAACGGCATTATTGCTTCTTCTGGTTTCCTGCAAGGAAAAAGAAATCGCTTATACCCCACCTTTAAAAAAGGACACAGGAGATGTGACCAAACACGAACCCAGAAGTTATGATATTGATTCCGCTTATGTAGCAAGCTTTGAGAATGATTCGCTTACTTCATTTTACAGGATGAATGATTTCAAAACTGTATGGAATACGTCAAAAAACAGACAACTCATCATTGAAGAACTTTTAACAGTCGACAAGGAAGGTTTAGAACCTAAAGATTACAATTCCTACGAGTTGGAGCGTCAGGAAAAAAGCCTGTCTTCATTAACCGAAAAAGAAATCGTAAGCTATGACGTGCAGATGACACTTGCCATTCAAAAATATCTTCTGCACCAGACCCGCGGCAAACTAAACCCAAAAGAACTTTATGAAGATTGGGATTTGATTCCTAACCAGGCAAAAATCAATCAGCTATTAACAGATGCCAGTAACGGTGATTCACTACAGACTATTATTGAAAAAGCAAAACCAAACCATATTGTCTATAAAAAACTAAAAGAGGCGTTGGTGCTCATCGATAAATTTCCAACCGATACGCTTAAAAAAATAGAAGTTGCAGGAAAATTAAAAGTAAACGATACCAGCCAATCAATCATAAATATTAAAAAAAGACTGATGTATTGGAGAGATATGACACCACAAGATTCTCTTACCAATCTTTACGACCCAGAAACCGAGAAAGGAATCAAGAGATTCCAGTCCAGACATGGGCTTGCAGCAGATGGAGTCATTGGCCCGAGTACGGTCATGGCACTAAATATTCCTAAAAATGTGCGGAAAGAACAAATCATTGCCAATCTGGAACGCTGGCGATGGTTCCCTAAGAATATGGGCGAGCACTATATTATTATCAATATCCCTGACTACAGGCTCTGTACGGTTTTTAAAAATGATACGACCAGAACACATAATGTCATTGTTGGCACCTCTAAAAGGAAAACACCCATATTGAGTTCTAAATTGAGTTATGCCGTATTCAATCCTACATGGACTGTACCTCCTACAATTTTAAAGGAAGATATAATTCCTGCCACAACAAAAAACCGAAACTATCTCACGAAAAAAAACATTACTGTTTATGACAAAAACGGAAAAGAAGTAAGCTTAACTAGCTGGAACCCTGAAAAAGCACTGAACTATCGCTATGTGCAAAGTCCCGGCACTTATAATTCATTAGGAATGGTAAAAATAATGTTTCCGAATAATTTTACGGTTTACCTGCATGACACGAATCACAGGGAATATTTTGACAAAACTAACCGTTCACTTAGCTCCGGTTGCGTCAGGGTTCAAAATCCGTTGGAGCTGACAGAGTACCTGTTAGACGATAAGAAAAACTGGAGTCTTGAAAAGATTACCGAAACCCTGAAAAGAGAAAAAACTCAAAATGCGAAAATTAAAAAAGAAATTGCCATTCACCAGCTATATTGGACAGCATGGAGTAATGGCAATAGTTTACAATTCAGGCCTGATATCTACACCTTAGACAGCAGTCTGTATCTTAAATTACGAGATTAA
- a CDS encoding GNAT family N-acetyltransferase — protein sequence METIKEISALDTFSVRHPVLRPGKPIETCHFEGDNSESTKHFGLFSNEKLAGIASLFIHPTPFLEEKLQFQLRGMAILPEFQKKGFGEALVKHAENDAQARGGKIIWFNAREIAVGFYKKLGYEIIGEPFDIADIGKHYVMYKKLDTV from the coding sequence ATGGAAACCATAAAAGAAATATCTGCATTAGATACATTTTCTGTCCGACATCCCGTTTTACGACCCGGAAAACCGATAGAAACCTGCCATTTTGAAGGCGATAATTCAGAATCTACAAAACATTTTGGCTTATTCAGCAATGAAAAACTTGCAGGCATTGCTTCCCTGTTCATACATCCCACTCCTTTCTTAGAAGAAAAATTACAATTTCAACTAAGAGGTATGGCCATATTGCCGGAATTTCAGAAAAAAGGATTTGGTGAAGCTTTAGTAAAGCATGCAGAAAATGATGCCCAGGCACGTGGCGGAAAAATTATCTGGTTTAATGCACGGGAAATTGCGGTTGGATTCTATAAAAAACTCGGATATGAAATTATTGGAGAGCCTTTTGACATAGCCGATATTGGCAAACACTATGTAATGTACAAAAAGTTAGATACCGTATAA
- the pepE gene encoding dipeptidase PepE, whose product MKNLIIASTSTLHNGGYLEYLLPELSIHFKNVSELVFIPYARPSGISHDEYTEKVHQAFSKINIKVKGLHEFEDLKEALKQAEGIFTGGGNTFLLVTQLYRHDLMTLLSETLKKGTPYLGTSAGSNITGLTMQTTNDMPIIYPPSFQTLGMIPFNLNPHYLDPDSNSTHMGETRETRIKEFHQFNTLPVLGLREGSWLEVKNETITLKGNLKARLFRQNQQPEELESGSDLSFLN is encoded by the coding sequence ATGAAAAATCTGATTATAGCGAGTACCTCAACATTACACAACGGAGGTTATCTCGAATATCTTTTGCCGGAACTTTCTATTCACTTCAAAAATGTGTCTGAACTTGTCTTTATACCTTATGCCAGACCAAGTGGTATATCACACGACGAATATACTGAAAAAGTACATCAGGCTTTTTCTAAAATCAACATTAAAGTAAAAGGCCTGCATGAATTTGAAGACCTGAAAGAAGCCCTAAAACAAGCGGAAGGAATTTTCACAGGTGGCGGAAACACTTTTTTATTGGTAACGCAACTTTATCGTCATGACCTGATGACCTTGCTATCTGAAACATTAAAAAAAGGTACTCCATATTTGGGAACCAGCGCCGGAAGCAATATAACCGGACTGACAATGCAGACTACTAATGATATGCCTATTATTTATCCACCAAGTTTCCAGACTTTGGGCATGATTCCATTCAACCTCAATCCGCACTATCTCGACCCGGACAGCAACTCAACACATATGGGCGAAACGCGGGAAACAAGAATAAAAGAATTTCACCAATTCAATACTTTACCCGTTTTGGGACTTAGGGAAGGAAGTTGGCTGGAAGTAAAAAACGAAACCATAACCTTAAAAGGAAATCTGAAAGCACGCCTTTTCAGACAAAACCAGCAACCTGAAGAATTAGAAAGCGGAAGTGATTTGAGTTTTCTGAACTAG
- a CDS encoding carboxypeptidase-like regulatory domain-containing protein encodes MKTSFLFAFLFIAHFAFSQEKIIRGKVTGSGNNVEGINVVNLVNEKSAVTNAAGEFRILAKEDDLLVLSALNFEYKRKIIDADDLKSDVVIIEMIPKANQLDEVEITKYNNINAVSLGILSKPAKVYTPAERKLRTATTGLLDPLINLMSGRTKRLKQNISVEKKQILLEKVNDLFDDEFYTQTLKINPDYIMAFKYFCIEDFKFASAVRGKNKTLATFWINELAVEYNKLQSDEKQ; translated from the coding sequence ATGAAAACTAGCTTTCTTTTTGCCTTTTTATTTATAGCACACTTTGCTTTTTCACAGGAAAAGATAATCCGCGGAAAAGTTACGGGCAGTGGCAACAATGTTGAAGGAATTAACGTAGTCAATCTGGTTAATGAAAAATCAGCCGTTACAAATGCAGCCGGAGAATTTCGCATTCTGGCAAAAGAAGACGATTTGCTGGTTCTGTCTGCTTTGAATTTCGAATACAAGCGAAAAATTATTGATGCTGACGACCTGAAATCGGACGTAGTTATCATTGAGATGATACCCAAAGCCAATCAGTTGGATGAAGTAGAAATCACAAAATACAACAACATTAATGCTGTTTCTTTAGGCATTTTATCAAAGCCTGCAAAAGTTTACACCCCGGCAGAAAGAAAATTGAGGACGGCCACCACCGGACTGCTCGACCCGCTAATTAATTTAATGTCGGGCAGGACCAAAAGACTTAAGCAGAATATTTCGGTAGAGAAAAAACAAATACTTCTGGAAAAAGTAAATGACCTTTTCGATGATGAATTTTATACGCAAACCCTTAAAATCAATCCTGATTACATCATGGCATTCAAATACTTCTGTATTGAAGATTTTAAATTCGCAAGTGCCGTTAGGGGAAAAAACAAAACACTGGCAACTTTTTGGATCAATGAACTTGCAGTAGAATACAATAAGTTGCAGTCTGATGAAAAGCAATAA
- a CDS encoding carboxypeptidase-like regulatory domain-containing protein: MKSNKILLLTFLVSYVALSQEKMIKGRVVANGNNVEGINLVNLVNEKSAVTDSNGDFSILAKVDDLLVFSAVNMHYKRKIIEADDFQKDIIIIEMEPKINQLDEVEITKYVNITAYNLGIIKFKPKVYTVAERRMIGRVGSRAERKARVEGEKKLMLIERIGILYSDEYFIRVLKIDPDYVMAFKYYCSEQPDFMKTVNSRVKDKIKLAIIELARKYNELQNEEIVKE, encoded by the coding sequence ATGAAAAGCAATAAAATCTTACTCCTTACTTTTTTGGTTTCTTATGTCGCCCTTTCGCAAGAAAAAATGATAAAGGGAAGAGTTGTTGCAAACGGCAATAACGTTGAAGGCATAAATCTGGTGAATTTGGTGAATGAAAAATCAGCCGTCACAGATTCCAATGGAGATTTTTCGATTCTGGCAAAGGTTGACGACCTGCTCGTTTTTTCAGCTGTCAATATGCATTATAAAAGAAAAATCATTGAAGCGGATGATTTTCAAAAAGATATCATTATTATAGAAATGGAGCCTAAAATAAATCAGCTCGATGAAGTCGAAATTACAAAATATGTCAATATAACGGCCTATAATTTAGGAATCATAAAATTCAAGCCAAAAGTTTATACGGTTGCAGAACGAAGGATGATAGGCAGAGTAGGAAGTAGGGCAGAAAGAAAAGCAAGGGTCGAAGGTGAGAAAAAACTAATGCTGATTGAAAGAATTGGAATCCTGTATAGTGATGAATATTTCATTAGAGTACTAAAGATTGACCCTGATTATGTCATGGCATTTAAGTATTATTGCTCCGAACAGCCGGATTTTATGAAAACTGTCAATTCGAGGGTAAAAGATAAAATCAAATTGGCAATAATCGAACTGGCCAGAAAATACAATGAACTTCAAAATGAAGAAATTGTAAAAGAATAG
- a CDS encoding DUF6702 family protein, whose amino-acid sequence MKKAIKIVFLLLLFTGLTSASLHKFYVSVNQLDYVPEKKAIEITSRLFIDDMDLALEKRFGKKIYLGTSKEIKESKELLQKYFQEKFAVKVNEQEKEIRFLGKEVEDNVLICYFTIKNVEKISSIEIKDTILMELYDQQHIFHTHVLGKKQSLLLTSDKIRGQLNY is encoded by the coding sequence ATGAAAAAGGCAATCAAAATAGTTTTTCTTTTACTGTTGTTTACTGGGCTGACTTCGGCTTCGCTTCACAAATTTTATGTTTCCGTAAACCAATTGGATTATGTGCCGGAAAAGAAAGCCATAGAAATAACATCCCGACTTTTTATTGATGATATGGATTTGGCCTTGGAGAAAAGGTTTGGCAAAAAAATATATCTGGGAACAAGTAAGGAAATAAAAGAAAGTAAAGAACTGCTTCAGAAATATTTTCAGGAAAAGTTTGCCGTTAAAGTAAACGAACAGGAAAAAGAAATCCGTTTTTTAGGCAAAGAAGTAGAAGATAATGTCCTGATTTGCTATTTCACAATCAAGAATGTCGAGAAAATCAGTTCTATCGAAATAAAAGACACTATTTTAATGGAGCTTTATGACCAGCAGCATATTTTCCATACGCACGTTTTAGGGAAAAAGCAAAGCCTGCTTCTTACTTCAGACAAAATACGGGGTCAGTTAAATTATTAG